In one Streptomyces sp. NBC_01288 genomic region, the following are encoded:
- a CDS encoding zinc-binding alcohol dehydrogenase family protein, with amino-acid sequence MRAWAVTEPGPVEGGSLQLVEKPVPVPGDDELLVHVRACGVCRTDLHVTEGDLPVHRQRVTPGHEVVGEVAGLGAGVSGFAVGDRVGVAWLRRTDGTCAYCLRGAENLCPRSEYTGWDADGGYAEYTTVPAAFAHRLPAGLDDVALAPLLCAGIIGYRALRRATLPQGGRLGLYGFGGSAHLCAQVALAEGATVHVLTRGLAAQRLALELGAASARDAYEAPPEPLDSAILFAPVGDLVPVALRALDRGGVLAVAGIHLSDTPPLDYEHELFYEKELRSVTSNTRADAREFLDLAARHDVRATTHTYPLSRAADALTDLKAGRFDGAAVLVNDLNG; translated from the coding sequence ATGCGCGCGTGGGCCGTGACCGAGCCGGGGCCCGTCGAGGGAGGCTCTCTCCAGCTCGTGGAGAAGCCGGTGCCGGTACCTGGGGATGACGAACTGCTCGTGCACGTGCGCGCGTGCGGGGTGTGCCGGACCGATCTGCATGTCACCGAGGGGGATCTGCCGGTGCACAGGCAGAGGGTGACCCCGGGGCACGAGGTCGTCGGGGAGGTGGCGGGGCTCGGGGCCGGGGTAAGTGGCTTCGCGGTCGGTGACCGGGTGGGCGTCGCGTGGCTGCGCCGCACCGACGGCACCTGCGCGTACTGCCTGCGCGGGGCGGAGAATCTGTGCCCGCGCTCCGAGTACACCGGCTGGGACGCCGACGGCGGCTACGCGGAGTACACGACCGTACCGGCCGCGTTCGCCCACCGACTCCCCGCCGGCCTCGACGACGTCGCCCTGGCACCGCTGCTGTGCGCCGGGATCATCGGCTACCGCGCGCTGCGCCGGGCCACCCTCCCGCAGGGCGGACGGCTCGGTCTCTACGGCTTCGGGGGCAGCGCCCATCTGTGCGCCCAGGTGGCGCTCGCCGAAGGGGCCACCGTGCATGTGCTGACCCGGGGCCTGGCGGCGCAGCGGCTCGCGCTGGAGCTGGGGGCGGCCTCGGCGCGTGACGCGTACGAGGCGCCGCCGGAGCCGCTCGACAGCGCGATCCTGTTCGCGCCGGTCGGCGATCTCGTGCCGGTGGCACTGCGGGCGCTCGACCGGGGCGGGGTCCTCGCGGTCGCGGGCATCCACCTCAGCGACACACCGCCCCTGGACTACGAGCACGAGCTGTTCTACGAGAAGGAGTTGCGCAGCGTCACCTCCAACACCCGTGCGGACGCACGGGAGTTCCTCGATCTGGCCGCCCGGCACGACGTGCGCGCGACCACGCACACCTATCCGCTGTCACGGGCCGCGGACGCGCTGACGGATCTCAAGGCCGGCCGCTTCGACGGGGCCGCGGTGCTGGTGAACGACCTCAACGGGTAG
- a CDS encoding TetR/AcrR family transcriptional regulator, giving the protein MQRAPEEGRALSDRIDPRITRTTRAFEEAIVDLAAERPVSQITIGELADRAGVTRATFYNRYSSPLDLLIQVLRADLDRGHLLEAEHRARGGSAPELLRLATSEVADHVERFLPIYRHALVDPADSGVYEALVRHFSDYTLALMADGHHPGLPDANRHVIAQFMARGFAGAIRAWLDDPSVTKADLVDAAVACAPVWWAADGS; this is encoded by the coding sequence GTGCAACGTGCACCCGAGGAGGGCAGAGCACTGAGCGACCGGATCGATCCGCGCATCACCCGCACGACGCGGGCCTTCGAGGAGGCGATCGTGGACCTCGCCGCCGAGCGGCCCGTCTCGCAAATCACGATCGGCGAGCTGGCCGACCGTGCCGGGGTCACCCGCGCCACGTTCTACAACCGGTACAGCTCACCGCTGGACCTGCTCATCCAGGTGCTCCGCGCCGACCTGGACCGCGGCCACCTGCTGGAGGCCGAGCACCGCGCGCGGGGCGGATCGGCTCCCGAGTTGCTGCGCCTGGCCACGTCCGAGGTCGCCGACCACGTCGAGCGATTCCTGCCGATATACCGGCACGCCCTCGTCGACCCGGCCGACAGCGGTGTGTACGAGGCCCTCGTACGCCACTTCAGCGACTACACGCTCGCCCTCATGGCCGACGGCCACCACCCGGGACTCCCCGACGCCAACCGTCACGTGATCGCGCAGTTCATGGCGCGCGGCTTCGCGGGAGCCATCCGGGCGTGGCTCGACGACCCCTCCGTCACGAAGGCCGACCTGGTCGACGCGGCCGTGGCCTGCGCTCCCGTCTGGTGGGCGGCCGACGGGAGCTGA
- a CDS encoding nuclear transport factor 2 family protein: MASHTEISPREAADRLAIRELIDAYAHCADRRDAKGQMSLFTEDTRFLVFMDATAAEPTQTLLGRESLAPVFDNLNTYRATTHFNGQSTVSLDGDRATGESYCLAHHIGVDESGRRTLMIASIRYLDEFTKRDGDWYFAERRLMVDWTETRPSTP; the protein is encoded by the coding sequence ATGGCCTCGCACACCGAGATCTCACCCCGGGAAGCCGCCGACAGGCTGGCCATCCGCGAGCTGATCGACGCCTACGCGCACTGCGCGGACCGGCGGGACGCCAAGGGCCAGATGAGCCTGTTCACCGAGGACACCCGCTTCCTGGTGTTCATGGACGCCACGGCAGCCGAGCCGACGCAGACCCTGCTCGGCCGCGAGTCCCTGGCCCCGGTGTTCGACAACCTCAACACCTACCGGGCGACCACCCACTTCAACGGCCAGAGCACCGTCTCCCTGGACGGTGACCGGGCGACGGGCGAGAGCTACTGCCTGGCCCATCACATCGGGGTCGACGAGTCCGGGCGGCGCACGCTGATGATCGCCTCCATCCGCTACCTCGACGAGTTCACCAAGCGGGACGGCGACTGGTACTTCGCCGAACGCCGGCTGATGGTCGACTGGACCGAGACCCGCCCCTCGACACCCTGA
- a CDS encoding VOC family protein: MAVQPEGTPCWADAMFSDVEGAKRFYGEVLGWTFGDASSEYGNYTQAFVDDKAVAAVVPPMPGAEGQSQWCLYLASPDAAATAAKIRENGGQVLMEPMKVGDFGTMCLASEPSGAVFGVWQGGVHEGFEATGVPGAYAWAEVFTREPAKADAFFAAVFPYAQKQMDGGDMDYRMYNVGDDTVLGRMAMGDEFPPEVPSYVNVYFAVPDCDEAVAKATELGGVVRFGPMDSPFGRFAALSDPQGAAFTVIDVNTTKGDLPTSKDV, translated from the coding sequence ATGGCCGTACAACCTGAGGGAACCCCCTGTTGGGCCGACGCGATGTTCAGCGACGTGGAGGGGGCCAAGCGTTTCTACGGCGAGGTCCTCGGCTGGACCTTCGGCGACGCGTCGTCGGAGTACGGGAACTACACCCAGGCCTTCGTCGACGACAAGGCGGTCGCGGCCGTCGTACCGCCGATGCCCGGAGCGGAGGGCCAGTCACAGTGGTGCCTGTACCTCGCGTCACCGGACGCGGCGGCCACCGCGGCGAAGATCCGGGAGAACGGCGGCCAGGTGCTCATGGAGCCGATGAAGGTCGGCGACTTCGGCACGATGTGCCTGGCCAGCGAGCCCAGCGGCGCCGTCTTCGGCGTCTGGCAGGGCGGCGTCCACGAGGGCTTCGAGGCCACGGGCGTGCCCGGCGCCTACGCCTGGGCCGAGGTCTTCACGCGCGAGCCCGCGAAGGCGGACGCGTTCTTCGCGGCGGTCTTCCCGTACGCGCAGAAGCAGATGGACGGCGGTGACATGGACTACCGGATGTACAACGTCGGCGACGACACGGTGCTCGGCCGGATGGCGATGGGCGACGAGTTCCCGCCCGAGGTGCCGTCGTACGTCAACGTGTACTTCGCCGTCCCCGACTGCGACGAGGCCGTCGCCAAGGCCACCGAGCTCGGCGGCGTCGTGCGCTTCGGCCCCATGGACAGTCCCTTCGGGCGGTTCGCGGCGCTGAGCGATCCGCAGGGCGCCGCGTTCACGGTCATCGACGTGAACACGACCAAGGGGGATCTCCCGACGAGCAAGGACGTCTAG